TTCTCAAAGTTGAGGATATTTGGGCCAAGGgaaaaactgagtctcagaagtCAGAAACCCAGAAACTGTCCTTTTAAAATGAAgggggggaattccctgatggcccagtggttaagaatccgcttgccagtgcaggggacacgggttcaatccctgatccaggaagatcccacatgccgcggagcaactaagcccgtgcgccataactactgagcccacgctcctagagcccatgctccgcaacaagagaagccaccgcaatgagaaacccacgcaccaggacaaagagtagcccctgctcgccgcaactagagaaagcccgtgcgcagtcatggagacccaacgcagccaaaaacaaataataataaaattttaaaaaaataaaaaaataaaaaaataaaatgaagggggGAGTTAGGTCTGAGGATAAATCAAGTCACTAAAGCCAGGAACCCTGTAGATTCTTCCCTAAAACTGGGAGAAAACCTTTGGGTCTAAGTTTGGGAAACTAAGTCATAGGGGGCAGGGAAAACACAGGTCCTTGCAAGAACTGGGTGGGACCAGTACTGAGtcaaaggagaaactgaggcacaaaagtCAGGAACTCAGAGGTCATCCTCTAAAATGGGAGTTTGAGCCTGaggagaaactgagtcacagaagcTGGGCTACCCACAGAATATCCTCAAGAATGGCTCTCATCACTCTTAGGGCTCCCCCTCTGACCTTTGTGTTCCCTGCGGCCTTTGCCAGTGACACGGGAGAAGTCCATCCGGGGAGTCCGAGGTGTGGAGGTGACGGATGAGGGAGGTGCGTCCACTGCCTTGGAGATCTTGGAGACAGAGGCAAAGAGACCTGGGGGGACAGAGCCTGGGCTGGGAGTTGTCCAAGCCTCTGCCCTCTGACGCCCCCCATCACCTCCCAACCCCAGCACTCAGCAGCAGCATCAGAACTACTGAGTGGACCCCACCACCATCCTTCTGGGCCCCAGTGGGACTGACCCTGCTTGGGAGGGCAGATGAAGTACCGGACACCCCCAACACTGCCATCATTCTTGCCCTCAGGTTCATCCAGTTCCACGCCCACCCACTGGCCGCTGGCGAACTCCGTGGTCCCGCAGAACCGCAGCGTGCCCGTCTGAGGAAACAAGGGAGGATATGGCTTGGGTGCACCTTGAGAGGCCATGATAAGATCACCGGCACACAGGCAGCATGGTGGGATGGATGAGGGAGCCCCAGGCTTAAATCTCAGCTTGGACATCACCATTCACTGGTTGTATAACTTAACTGTACTGTGCCTCAACGTCCTCATCTGCGAAATGGGAACAGAAATCTCACCCACCTTACAGGATTGTTACAGAGCTGCACTGTCCGATGCAGTAAatggccactagccacatatgacaatttaaattaactaaaattaaattaaaatatcatttctccaatcacactagccacatttcaagtgcttaatagccacatgtggctaatggctacttCACTGGACTACacagacacagaacatttccaaTCTCACAAAAAGGTCTATTGGACATGAATGCTATAGAGACATAAAAGCCCTCAGAACAGGGCCTGGTGCTGAGAAAGGGATCAGTAAGTGTTGACTATTATTATCCTGTAACTTTGGTAAAGGGACTTCACGGGGCCTAGgtttcatttggaaaatggggataacaatccACCTCAGAGGCTGGTTATCTGgtggaaacatttttaatatatgtgaagTTGCTTAGCTGCAGTGAGTGTGGTTATTATCGTTGGTGTGAGGCTTCTGCACtgctctaagcctcagttccttatctataaaatgggctaaATAGTGCCTACTTTGGAGAGTTGGTGTGGGgatcagaacagtgcctggcacacaaagAGCCAAGCCCTATTCTAAGGGCTTTAcacattttaactaatttaaacctcgaaaataatctaaaaagagagtggatatatgtatatacataactgattcactttgctgttcagcagaaactaacacaacattgtaaatcaactatatgccaataaaaattaatttaaaaaaaaaaataaaataaacctcaaaCAACCCCCCTCAAGTGGGTACtatcagctccattttacagatgaagaaactgatgccCAGAGAGGTGAAATCACTGGccccacagctggtaagtggcaaagctgagaTCTGCCTGAGCAAATCCCTGAGCCTGAGTTCATAACCACTGTGCTATGCTGCTTCTCTACAGGCAGAGGTTGTTATTACATGTCTTCAGACAAAGAGTTTCACCTCTTGGGCTTCTTACACTCTTCTATattgtaaaatggagagaatcaACCCATCCTGCTTTCAAAACTGTCAAACTGATTTGATTAGATCATGTACAGAAACTTTCCAGATGGGACTGATGCATGCAAAACTCTTGATTACGAAACAAAATGTGACTTTTATGGCTTCTCActgtacaaagaaacaaaattcaaattcACTCCAGTGGCCTGCAGGCTTGGTGAGATCCAGCCCCTGCTAACGTCTCCACTTCACCCTCCCTAGATAACTCCCCTCCAGTCACActacccctcccctcctctgggaCTTTGTACCTGCGGTCTCCTCTGTCTCCATATTTTTGCAAGGTGAGCTCCTTCCCATCTCAGCTCAgatatcacctcctcagagaagccttctcaGAAGACCTTAGCTAAAACCACCTTGGCCCTCAGCCAGGGCCAATTTATTAAATCCAAGCATTTAATGGTTTTCAAAGCCTTTGTTGCTACTGGAAATTATCTTAACTATGGGTATACTTTATTGACTGTCTCTTCCTCAATAGAAATGGAGTTCTGCGAGAGCAGGGCTGGGGCTAACACAGGCCTTTATCCCCAAGGACAGGCTGGGTCCAGCATGGAGCCTGAGGGACACCAGGTAAATGAATCAAACTTGGAATGCTTGGATGAATGAAGATTCTCTCTGTCCTCTGGGACTTTATACCTGCTCCCCCTCCCTAaggcccccttctccctctcttctcctgacTCGCTCCTCAGCATCTTCAAGTGAGCAAAGTATTGATCACTCTGGGAACACAAGTGGCCCCTGGATGGGAACCACAAGGCCCAGGGGGACCCAAAGGGGGCAGAGTTGCACTGATCACTCTGCATGTGCTTCCTCATGAGCCACGACGGCTCCGGGTTGTCACTGTCAGGAGATGGATCTGCCTTCCCCCTTGGACTGAGAGCTCAGCTTGGGTGGGGCACAAAGGAGGCACTCACAGAACAACTGTTAGACGAAATGAATACTGTGTGCATGACTGCGAGGGTGGGCAGGCAAAGGGGAGAGTCTGCACTCTGCCCAAAGACCCAGCTCTGAGGGATGAGGGCTGAGtcctgccctcccttccctgctccaGTCCCTGACCTTCTGGCCATCCAGTAGCACGCGGTCTCCCAGGCGCAGGCCCAGTGCACTGAGCATGAGATTGCCTGGGACGTTGTCATAGTTGGGTAGCGTGACCTTGGGGAGGGTGCAGGAGAGCGGCACAGCCTCCTCCAGTAGCGTCCGCAGCTCCTTGGCCACCAGCGCCGCCTCTGCCTTGTCCAGGGACATGTCCATGGGGTCTGGGACCACCTCCGCTGGCACCTGTCCCTTTCGGTTCTGGGGGCCAACAGGAAGAGAGGGAGCAAAGACTCAGCAGCATAGGCTGCACTCCCACTGAGCCCATGCCCCCAGAGACCCCGGGAGGAGGTGAGGCAGAGGTGGGAGTAGGTCATACCCTGGGCCAACTTGGAAATGGGAAGGGGTGGGGCATTAAGGTACAGACCACGGTCCCCAGGGAAGTCCACCCCTGAGACCTCAGGCTGGGGATGTCAAGTATGGAGCCAATAGGGAATGAAGGTCCCACTTCAGTGCTGTAGGTCATGCCCTCAGGGCCAAGACCCCAAGCCCGGAATGGGGCCATGTGAAGGACAAACACTGAAAATGGGCTCCTGTGGTACCGGGTTAAGGGTCCAACTGGGCCAATGGGGAATGAGAGCTTCAAGAAACTCAAGTGgtcctgccccgccccctcccccgctcccatCCTCTGCAGAGGCCTGCTGGCCAGAAAGTggttggggaggaaggagaaggaagataaCAGGACTGGGCCAGGGTGGCAGTACCCGAAGCGCCGGGTTGGCGCCGTGTTCCAGCAAACATTTGGCCGCGCCCAGGCACAGGTTGGAGGCAGCGATGTGCAAGGCTGAGCCATGGTTGAAGTCACTGCACGTGGAGTTCACCACTGGGAAGTGGGTGAGAGGAGGGTTCCGGGTGAGCGCCCTCAGCACCCCAGCCCTCCCGCTGCCTTCCAGCCTCTTCATCCATCTCTTAACCCGCAGGCCCCAGGGCCTCCCGCAGCCTCTGATGCAGAGCCCCGCCCCTCCTCGGCCACACCCCTCTCAACCAGCTCCCGCCAGGCCCTGACGTTTTGGACCCCTGAACTCCTTCTCCCGCGCCTCCCGCCTCCCGCCTCCCGCCTCCCGCCTCCCACCCCGGCCTCCCATGCCAGGCCCCATCAGTCGCCTTCCCCGCCTTCTCACTCGtctcctccccccacacctgGGTACCCTCCTTCTGCTTCCAGCCCTCCTTCCTCGCCTAggtcctgcccctcccagcccGGCCCCTCCTCCTCACCTCGGGGCCGTGCACCCTTCAGTAGCACGCGCACGAGATCCGGCACGTCAAAATAGGCCGCGTAGTGAAGCGCGTTCATGTTGGTCCAGCGGCTGCGCAGGGTCACGTCTGCGCCCAGTGCCAGCAGCTGCTGCGAGAGGCGTACAGCCGCCGCAGGGTCCCCTGCGCGACAGCCCAGGTCAGCTTGGGTCCCCTCCTCCAGAGTGTGGGCCCAGGACATGGGGAAGGCCCAGGGCTTCAGGGACTACACTTTGGGATCTTAGGCTGTGGGTCCAGGATGGAGGTCTGAGGGCTGGGGTTCTGAGCGTGTTGGGCGTGGGAGTTAGGTTTGGGGGTTTGGACCCTCACCGACTCCGTGGGCCCCCGCCTTGCACGCATAATGGAGCAGTGTCATGTCGGTCAGCCCATCACGATCATTCACATGGCAGCCTCGACGCAGAATCTGGGAGTACCAGGGGACCAGGGAGGGTTACCCAAACACATGAGgaaccccttcctctcccccctcaCTTCCCCAGCGCTCTCACCTCATTGCCAATGACATCAATCTTGTGCTGGACTTGGGGCACCCACTGGCGCACAATGGCGAACAGCTCAGGGATGGTGGTCTGCGGGTCAAACAGAATCTCCTGGCAGGCAGGGTCGTTGGGGTCGAAGAAGGTGAAGGCTAGGGTGGTGAGAGGTCCAAGGTCACCCCAGGCAAACTGTGGACTGacccccttccttccatcctaAGGCAGAGGAGCTCTAGACCTTTAAAACCTTCTAATGCAGAGTCTCAAACTGGTGGCACATGGGCCACAGGCATTTTCTGTGTGGCCAGAGTGAGGTTTCAAAATCAGGAAGTTTCACATAAAAATGTGGATGCCTGGTGTATCTTGAAAAATTGGAAGATCATATAGCAGCAAACTCCACCCCATGAAACAAGAGTGTGGTAAGGAGTCTGCATGCCCAAGGGGGCTGCTACTGCTCTAGCGCATGTTGCCCTGTCAGGGCATGGTTTAGCCAAATCTCCAGGGTAAAGGAAATTAGAAAGCCAGAGATCAcggtttttaagaaaaatctccCCAAATTTCAATTACTGTGCAGTGCACATAAAATGGATCCATGGGCAGGATCCAACCTGTGGCCAGCCAGGGGGTGCCCAGAGGAACTTCCATCTCCCCCCTTTAGAGTGTTGCCCTGTAGTAACGTCAGCACCCAGCACAGCGCTGGCACAAGGCAAGAGCCCAGTGCGTGCTGAATGGATGAGCAAATGAATGACCAGATGACACAGAGCCCTGGGAAGTACCGCATAGAAGGTGTCTCCCGGAAGCAGCCTGTGTGCTCTTTTTAAAACCCCAGTCACAGCACAGCTCTCCTTGGCTAAGCCTGCCCTGGCTCCCATCACACTCAGAGTACAGACCCAAATCCTCACCCTGGCCCACAGGCCCTGCACAAACTGGCCTCGTCTGTTCTCCACCCTCTCCCACTCACTCattcccctccagccacactgacctccttCTGTCCTTCCAACTCGCCAGGCAAATTCCTCTCTCGGGGCTTTGTGCTTGCTGTTTTTCTTGCCTGGGCCCGTCTTCCCTGAGATCTTCCTAAGGCTTCAGAGAGGCCTCCCCAGACCACCCTGGCTAAATCAGCACTTCtgcccttctttatctcttgccctttttcatttctttaaaaatatcactacttagggacttccctggtggtccagcggttaagacacTGCGCTTCctgtgcagggggcccgggttcgatccctggtcagggaactaagatccccacgtgccacgcggcgtggccaaaagaaaaaaaaaataagaaaaaaatcactacttAACATTACTTGTttactccttcctccctccctcttttcctctttctcttcttcctcattctcttcctttcttgcttGTCCCCCTCACTAGGACGTTTCCAGGCTGCCTTGTTCACTCCCTTATCCATGCAGGAGGCGCTCTGTCAGTCTAGCTGAATTAATGTACAAATTTAATAAATACACGAGTTCCTCTTGGAGTCCACCTTAGCCCTCTCTCTGTCCTAGACCACATTTTCAGATTCCTTCATATTCTGTGACCAAACCCTCCTTGTTCTACAAGCAGGATTCCTAGGGATGGGGGTGCTGATACCCTAGACTCTTTGACTTCCCAGCAGGCCACAGGCCCCAGCCACAACCAGCCACATTTCCAGTGGAGATTTTCCAGTTTCCCAGGGTGGATACCGGCCCTAGACACCCAGATAACGTTCTTATTTTTCCATCAGACTGAAGGCAACTTATGGCCTCTCTGACCCACCTCTAGTGTGTGACATGTCCACAGATGCCACCCCTCCTGCCCTATCCTGATGACGCCTACTCTCTGAACTTGGAACCTCATTTCCGAACTTACAGCTGCTGGGGATTCCCAGCCAACATCTTCTAAAAGCCTCCTCCTATATCTAATTCTGGCTGAGCTCCACCCTCTCTACCCAGTAGCCagagggagcttttaaaaatataaatcagaccTGCCCTCCCCCCAGACTGCTCTCCCCCGCCATCACACTTAGAATATATCCAGAGTTCTCACAGTAGCCTTTAAGGCCCTTCCAGATCTAGCCATTGCCAACCTCTCATCTCAACTCCGATCACTCCCTAACAGCAACACCGGGATTTTCCTTCTGCTCCAAGCTCAGTCCTGCCTCAGGGTTTTTGCACTTGCTGCTTACAGCCTGGAACACTCTTTCTCCAGCTCTCCTATGGCTGATTCCTCCTCATGCTCTGGGTCTCAGCCTAAATGCCACCTCGTCAGAAGACCCACCCTGACCACTCTGTCTCAAGGTGCTGCCCCCTAGCCATTCTCTATTATATctccatcttttatttctttcatagcacTCACTCTAATCTGAACTTATCCGATTTATATACCTGTTACTTGCTTAGTCTTGCCTTCTCTCCTGAGAGCAGGGATCA
This region of Balaenoptera acutorostrata chromosome 19, mBalAcu1.1, whole genome shotgun sequence genomic DNA includes:
- the CLIP3 gene encoding CAP-Gly domain-containing linker protein 3, translated to MTKTDPAPMAPPLRAEGEEEEEEDEPVPEPPSPTQERRQKPVVHPSAPAPLPKDYAFTFFDPNDPACQEILFDPQTTIPELFAIVRQWVPQVQHKIDVIGNEILRRGCHVNDRDGLTDMTLLHYACKAGAHGVGDPAAAVRLSQQLLALGADVTLRSRWTNMNALHYAAYFDVPDLVRVLLKGARPRVVNSTCSDFNHGSALHIAASNLCLGAAKCLLEHGANPALRNRKGQVPAEVVPDPMDMSLDKAEAALVAKELRTLLEEAVPLSCTLPKVTLPNYDNVPGNLMLSALGLRLGDRVLLDGQKTGTLRFCGTTEFASGQWVGVELDEPEGKNDGSVGGVRYFICPPKQGLFASVSKISKAVDAPPSSVTSTPRTPRMDFSRVTGKGRREHKGKKKPPSSPSLGSLQQREGAKAEVGDQVLVAGQKQGIVRFYGKTDFAPGYWYGIELDQPTGKHDGSVFGVRYFTCPQRHGVFAPASRIQRIGGSTDPPGDNVGAKKVHQVTMTQPKRTFTTVRTPKDIASENSISRLLFCCWFPWMLRAEMQS